TGATGGCCGAGATTAGCGCGCTCGAGCCCGAGCTCGGAGTGGTCGTCGCATACGGCGGGCTCATCCGCGAGCCGCTCCTTTCTGCGCCGAAGCACGGGTGGATCAACCTGCACTTCTCGCTCCTGCCGAAGTGGCGTGGCGCCGCACCCGTGCAGCGCGCGGTGATGGCGGGGGATTCAGAGACCGGCGTCGCGGTGTTTCAGCTCGAGGCTGGCCTCGACACGGGACCGACGTTCGTGAACCGTCCCGTCGCGATCGAGGCTCACGAAACCGCGGGCGACCTCCTCGAGCGGCTCTCGACACTTGGGGTCGCGGACGTCGTCGCGACCGTGGCGGGGATCGCCGACGGGAGCGCGGTTGCCTCGCCGCAGCAGGGAGAGCCGAGCCACGCCGCGAAGCTCGAGACTGCCGACGGCGTCATCGATTGGCAGCAGGATGCGAAAGCCCTCGACGCGCAGATTCGTGGCGTGACGCCAGATCCGGGCGCTTCGACGACGTGGCATGGCGAACGGTTTAAGATTCACCGAGTTGCGCCTGGACCGGACGCCTCACTCGAACCCGGGGCTGTTGCCCTGCAAGAGAAGCGAGTGCTCGTCGGTGCTGGCGCTGGCACCCTCGAGTTGGTCGAAGTACAGCCCGCCGGCAAGCGCGCCATGGCCGCGGGGGACTGGTTCCGTGGGGTACAGGAAGACGAGGTGCGTTTCGGATGAGCGAGCAACGAGACGGAGTCAACCGCACGCATGGCGGGCGCGGCAAGCGATCGGGAGGGCAGCGACGCCAGGCCAGGCCCACGAAACCGGGCGCGAGGGACGTCGCGCTCGACGTGCTGCTCGCCGTCGCGGAGGACGACGCATACTCGAACCTGCTGCTGCCACACCGCATTCGCGAGGCACGACTGAGCCACGAGGATGCCGGGCTCGCGACCGAGCTGACCTATGGCACCCTGCGGCGATCGGGCTACTACGACGCGATCATCGAGATGGTCGCAAAGCGGCCGATCGACGAGGTCGATACGCTTGCGCGCGCGGCTCTCCAGCTCGGCGCGCACCAGCTGCTCGCGACGCGCGTTGCCACGCACGCGGCCGTCAACGAGACGGTGAGCGCGGTCCGGCGCCGTGCCGGGCAGGGCCCGAGCGGATTCGTGAATGCAAACCTGCGGCGCATCTCCGAGGCGGATGCGCAGACCTGGCACGAGCGCGTCGCCGACAGCGCGAACGACGAGCTTGAGCGGCTCGCGCTCGTCGAGTCCCATCCGCTGTGGATTGTGCGTGCCCTGCGCGAGGCCCTCGCTCTCGAGCACCGCGAGGCCGAGCTCGAGGAGACCCTGCGCGCGAACAACGAGTCGCCTCACGTGCAGCTCGCCGCTCTCCCGGAGCTAGCCGAGCGCGAGGCGGTCATCGCCGCGCATCCTGAACTGCTCGAGCCCGAGCCCGCCTCGCCCGTGGCGATGCGACTTTCGGGCGGCGACCCGAGCGATCTCGAAGAGGTGCGTTCCGGACGCGTGCGGGTGCAGGACGCGGGCTCGCAGCTCGTCGCGCTTGCGCTTAGCCGCGTGGAGCCTCTGCGCGCGGGGGAGCGCATTCTCGACCTGTGCGCGGGCCCCGGCGGTAAGTCCGCGCTCCTCGCAGCCGAAGTACTGGCGGCCGGCGCCAAATTTCAGGCGAACGAGGTCGTGCCCGCGCGCGCCGACCTCGTGCGCAAGGCCCTGCGTGCCGTCGCCGACGGGGATGCGCTGAGCGTCACCGAACTCGATGGTCGCGAATACGCGAACCAGCCGGATGCCTACGACCGTATCCTCGTCGACGCACCCTGCACGGGGCTCGGCGCGCTTCGCCGACGCCCGGAGGCGCGCTGGCGGAAGCAGCTCTCGGATGTCGCCGACCTCAGCGCACTCCAGGAGGAGCTTCTCGATGCCGCCGTCACGGCGGTGAAGCCCGGCGGAATCGTGGCCTACGTGACCTGCTCACCGCATCCCGCCGAGACGGTCGGCATCGTGCGCCGCGCCGCACGTGCCGGCGGCCTCGACGTGCTTGACGCGACTGCGATCTACCGCGATCTCGCTCCCGACCTCGACATCACTGGGATCTCCGTCGGCGACGGCAATGCCGTGCAGTTGTGGCCGCATCGCCACGGCACCGACGCGATGTTCCTCACGCTCCTGCGAAAGACCGACTAGAAAGCTCACGTATGACTGCCGCACGCATCAACCCATCGATTCTCGCCGCCGACTTCGCCAACTTTGAGCGCGAGCTCGGCCGCATCAGCACGGCGGACGCCGCCCACGTCGACATCATGGACAACCACTTCGTCCCGAACCTCACGTTCGGCCAGCCGATGGTCGAGCGACTGCAGGCGGTCTCGCCGATTCCGCTTGACCTGCACCTCATGATTCAGGATCCGGACCGCTGGGCACCGCAGTTCGCCGAGATGGGGGTGTTCTCGGTGACGTTCCACCTCGAGGCGGCGACCGCACCGGCGACACTTGCCCGGCGCATCCGCGAGCGAGGCGCGCGTGCGGGCGTTGCCCTGCGCCCGGGCACGCCTTTCAATCAGATCGAGGAGCTGCTCGAACACTTCGATCAGCTGCTCATCATGACCGTTGAGCCGGGGTTCGGTGGTCAGAAGTTCATGCCGGAGACCATGCCGAAGCTCCGCCAGGCGCGCGAGTGGGCGCGCAAGCACGACTCCGAGATCTGGCTGCAGGTGGACGGCGGCGTCTCCGCAGACACGATCGGTATGGCCGTGGAGGCCGGGGCCGACACGTTCGTGGCAGGTTCCGCGGTTTTCCGCGGGGAGCCCGCCGATGAGATCGCGAAGCTGCGCGGGCTCGCGGCGCAGCATCAGCACTGAATCGGTCGGATGGCGGCACGCACTATGCTGGACGGGTGAAGACCTTCGAATCACTGTTTGCAGAACTCTCTGACAAGGCGGCTACCCGCCCAGCCGGATCCGGCACCGTCGAGGAGCTCGATCGCGGCGTCCATTTCATTGGCAAGAAGCTCGTCGAGGAGGCCGCCGAGACGTGGATGGCCGCCGAGTACGAGACCGATGAGGAATGCCAAGAAGAGATGGCG
This DNA window, taken from Gulosibacter molinativorax, encodes the following:
- the fmt gene encoding methionyl-tRNA formyltransferase, with protein sequence MRIAFAGTPDAAVPTLEELVEAGHELVAVITREDAPVGRKRRLTPSAVGARAQALGLPIIKANRIDDAVMAEISALEPELGVVVAYGGLIREPLLSAPKHGWINLHFSLLPKWRGAAPVQRAVMAGDSETGVAVFQLEAGLDTGPTFVNRPVAIEAHETAGDLLERLSTLGVADVVATVAGIADGSAVASPQQGEPSHAAKLETADGVIDWQQDAKALDAQIRGVTPDPGASTTWHGERFKIHRVAPGPDASLEPGAVALQEKRVLVGAGAGTLELVEVQPAGKRAMAAGDWFRGVQEDEVRFG
- a CDS encoding RsmB/NOP family class I SAM-dependent RNA methyltransferase, producing MSEQRDGVNRTHGGRGKRSGGQRRQARPTKPGARDVALDVLLAVAEDDAYSNLLLPHRIREARLSHEDAGLATELTYGTLRRSGYYDAIIEMVAKRPIDEVDTLARAALQLGAHQLLATRVATHAAVNETVSAVRRRAGQGPSGFVNANLRRISEADAQTWHERVADSANDELERLALVESHPLWIVRALREALALEHREAELEETLRANNESPHVQLAALPELAEREAVIAAHPELLEPEPASPVAMRLSGGDPSDLEEVRSGRVRVQDAGSQLVALALSRVEPLRAGERILDLCAGPGGKSALLAAEVLAAGAKFQANEVVPARADLVRKALRAVADGDALSVTELDGREYANQPDAYDRILVDAPCTGLGALRRRPEARWRKQLSDVADLSALQEELLDAAVTAVKPGGIVAYVTCSPHPAETVGIVRRAARAGGLDVLDATAIYRDLAPDLDITGISVGDGNAVQLWPHRHGTDAMFLTLLRKTD
- the rpe gene encoding ribulose-phosphate 3-epimerase: MTAARINPSILAADFANFERELGRISTADAAHVDIMDNHFVPNLTFGQPMVERLQAVSPIPLDLHLMIQDPDRWAPQFAEMGVFSVTFHLEAATAPATLARRIRERGARAGVALRPGTPFNQIEELLEHFDQLLIMTVEPGFGGQKFMPETMPKLRQAREWARKHDSEIWLQVDGGVSADTIGMAVEAGADTFVAGSAVFRGEPADEIAKLRGLAAQHQH
- a CDS encoding phosphoribosyl-ATP diphosphatase, which produces MKTFESLFAELSDKAATRPAGSGTVEELDRGVHFIGKKLVEEAAETWMAAEYETDEECQEEMAQLLYHLQVMMIAKGYTLEDVYKHL